GACCGTGATCAGCCGGTTCTTGCTGGCCGCTTTTGCCGCTCCCTGCCATTCGTCGAGCGTCAGACGGATGAGGCCGAACGCCAGCACGACCATGGCGAGCCCCCAGACCGTCAAGGCCAGCCGGACCGGGCGGCGCAGCGTATTGCGGAGCACGAGCCGGCCGAGCGTCATGGCGGAGATTCCAGGACGCCCTTTTCCAGATGACGAATCATCTGCGCACGCTCGGCGGCGCGGGGATCGTGCGTGACCATCACGATGGTTTTGCCCAGTTCCCGATTCAATCGACCGAACAGGGTCAGAATATCCTCGGCGGATTCACGATCGAGATTGCCCGTCGGCTCGTCCGCCAGAATCATGGTGGGGTCGCTGACGATGGCGCGGGCAAGACCGACGCGTTGCTCCTGCCCGCCCGAAAGCTGGCGCGGATAATGGTCCATCCGCTCCCCCAGGCCCACAAGCCGCAAGGCCGTCTTCACATGCTCCCTCCGTTCCTGCCGCGACAGATGTGTCAGCAGGAGCGGCAGTTCTACATTCTCCGAGGCGGTGAGCACCGGAATGAGATTGTACGATTGGAACACGTAGCCGATGTGCCGCGCCCGCCATCGCGCCATGTCGCCTTCCGAAAGATCGTCGAGTCGTGTGCCGGCCACGACGACCGACCCGCTGGTCGGCCGATCGATCCCCGCCATCACATTGAGCAAAGTACTTTTCCCGGACCCCGAGGGCCCCATGATGGCGAGGAACGTTCCCGCGGGAATCGTGAAGGAGAGATCGCGCAACACGGACACGTCCGTGCCTGCCCGCGAATAGGTTTTCGAGATCCGTTGGAGCGTAACGACGGGATCGTACACGGTGCAGCCTTACAATGTCCGCCGCCGGATGGTCACCGAGGCACCGGTCCGCAGATCGGCGGGCGGCGCCACGACGACCTCATCGGCCTGAGTCAACAGGCCGTGAACGGCTTGTATCGGCCCCGACGTCGAGACGGCCTCCACCACGCGTTCCGTCACCACCGCGTCTTTGACGACGAATACGATCTGACGGCCATCGCGACTCACGACGGCCGTCGGGGGAACGCCCCAGGATTCTCTGTCCTCCTCGACCGATCCGGGCTTCGGCCCGAACGTCACTTTTGCGCTGAGTTCGGCGCGGACCCGTTCATCCAATTCGAGGAATCGCACCCGCGTCAGAATCGTCGCCTTGGCCCGATCGGCAATGGGCATCACCTGGACCACTTCGCCGCGATACCGGTGTCCCGGAACGGAATCCAACTGAATCTCGGCGGACTGCCCGGCCTGGACGCGGTGGATCATGGCTTCCGACACCTCGGCATCGACCATCACGGACGCGGGATCGACGATGGTGACGACGGAGCCGCCGGAACGGACCGACGCGGTCATCGGAGAGACGACTTCGCCCAGTTCCGCCAGTTTCTTCACGACAATCCCGTCGAAGGGCGCGCGGATGTTCGTATTTTCAAGCTGAACCTCGGCCGCTTTCCGTTCTGCGTCCGCCGCCATCACGGACGCTTCGGCCGATCGGACCGCTGCGGCCGCGCGCCGGACTCGCGCCCCGGCGATATCGTATTCCGATTTGGTGATGAACGATTTCTCCAACAGCATCTTCACCCGTTCGAAGTGGAGCGTGGCGTCTTCCAGTTCCGGCTTCGCCGCACCCAGCTGCGCCCGCGCCACGTTGAGCTTCGCCACCATCTGCTGCAACAGCGCATCGATATCCGAATGTTCGAGCCGCGCAATGATCTGGCCTTCCTTCACCGGGTCGCCGACCTTGACCCCGAGATACTCCAGCCGGCCCGTGCCTTTGGAAGCGATCAACGCCTGGCGCTGCGCGACGACGTAGCCTGTGGCGGCGAGCCCTGAGACGCCGCCTGCCGGCATGCGCACCACCGGGGTCACCTCCACCGTGTCACCGGAGCCGGTGAGGCCTGATTTCCAGGCCAGAAACGCGCCGCCCGTCACCAGGATCAGCAGCAGGAGCCACAGCCACCACCGGCCCCGCCCGGTGCGCCGGGGCAGATGCGGTTCAGTTCGCCGGATGGCCAACCCGTCCAAGTCCGCGTCATGAATACTGGGCGTCCTCGGTTCCGGTTGTTCTATCGTCGGGTGTGCAGACACAAGACCTCCATTATCAGGCGGCTGAGAGTCTACCGCAGAGAAACGTCACTCCGCACACGCCCCCTTCAGGCCGGACGCATGCGGCGTGCTCGCCGCTTTCGCCACCACATCAGGACTCCGGTCCCATAGATGACCGGACAGGCCAATCCGCTCAGACAGACCATCAGTCGACCGGGCCATCCGAATGCCTGGCCGGAATGTAGCGGCCATTGCCAGTCGGCAAACGTCTCCCCGGCGCTTCGCCGGGTGGCGGGATCCCGCACATCCAGAATGGCGCCGCTGTACTGATCGATACTCACGGTTCGTTCAGACCAGAAAAGACTGAGGCCCGGCACCTCCTTCCGGCCCACCAGATAGATGCCCGCCGAATCCTCCGGCATCACGAGACTATTCAGCACCCCTTCAGGGTAACGAGCCGTCGCAATCGCCAGCGCCTGCGCGGGAGTGATCGATTGACGGCCTTCAAGGGAAATGGACACCGGAGCCTGCTCCGGTCCGCGGGTGGCAGGAGACAAGAGCCGGACCACCCACACGAACGGATCGTTCCAGTTCATCCAGATGCCCGAGAGCAAGACTGCACCGAGCACAAGACCGGTGTAGAGGGAGAAGGTCTTGTGCAGGTCGAAATTCAGGCGGACCGGAGTGCTGGGCCATCTCAAAGCGAAGGCCTGCCGCCACTGGCCGGTGAGCGGCCACCAGACCATCACTCCGCTGATCAACGACAGCAGCAAGAGTAATGCGCCCACGGCAACGATTATCAGCCCGTTCTCGCCCAGAAACAGCGCAAAATGAAGCTGAAAAACGACGTCCATCAGATAGTGCGGCACCCACTCATCGGCGCCGTAACTGCGGACGCCCGTCACAACGGCCCGGTAAGGATCGACATAGATTCGTTGCCAGGCTTTCGACGGATGCTCGGCATAGATCGCAAACACACCGGTACGATTCCGGGGGCCGTATAACTGCACGATCCGGCTCCCCGCGGTCGCCGCCTGCTGAGCCGCAGTCACAATGTCCTGCAGCGGACGAGCGGGAGCAGCCCCCGGCGACGGCACAGACACCGTCAGCAGGGCTGGATTCAGCCACTCATCGATCTCCTGGAAAAATACGAGGATACTGCCGGTCACGCCGAACACCACCAGCAAGGTCCCCACGGATAATCCCAAGTAGAGGTGCACCTGCACCCACCACGTGCGCCACACATATTTCCAGACAGGTCGCGCCTGCGTCTTCCCGGCCTGGTCTCCTGCCAGGGACGCCGGTGCGGCGATCTCTTGCGACATTGTTACTACTCCAACGAATCGAGCCGGAATGCGCCGCGAGGTTCCTGACACCGCCACGCGTCCACGCCCCGCCGACCCCGCAAGGAACGAGGTTGACGACAGTGAAACGACCCGGCACAGGACCGCAAGAAATGCGACCCGAGCCGGATTGGCGACGGTCCAAGAGCGTTGCGTAACTGAAATCAGGCGATGACAGGAGGGGGGCTACGGCCATGGGCCGCAATCAGCAGTCGGTTTCCATAGGACACCACGAGGAGCAACAGGGGAACAAACAGCGAGACCACGACCGGCAGCAGAGGAACATCGGGCAGGATGAACGCCGTGTCATCCTGCGTGACGGTGCAGGCCCAGTTGATGAGGGGACCGGCCTCGACCCGGCCATGGTGGCACGGATTCAGGTCTCCCCCGGCGTGGAGGTGAAAGCTGCGGCTGGTCGGCTTCTCGAAATCGGTAAAACAGGTCACACACACAAACCCGGCCGCCAATCGGATGGCAACCAGGAGACAGGCAAGTAAAAAGAGCAGCGACGGAGTTCGTCCCGTTCTCCCACGGAGGGACATGAGCCGGAAGATGTCGTTCACCCGATGAACCCCATATAGTTACAGGACTCTTACCATACGAAACTCCGATCCACATGTCTACCACTCGATGCTCATGGTTGCTACAGTCCGCACCGCGATTTCGCGGTGC
The Nitrospira sp. DNA segment above includes these coding regions:
- a CDS encoding efflux RND transporter periplasmic adaptor subunit, yielding MSAHPTIEQPEPRTPSIHDADLDGLAIRRTEPHLPRRTGRGRWWLWLLLLILVTGGAFLAWKSGLTGSGDTVEVTPVVRMPAGGVSGLAATGYVVAQRQALIASKGTGRLEYLGVKVGDPVKEGQIIARLEHSDIDALLQQMVAKLNVARAQLGAAKPELEDATLHFERVKMLLEKSFITKSEYDIAGARVRRAAAAVRSAEASVMAADAERKAAEVQLENTNIRAPFDGIVVKKLAELGEVVSPMTASVRSGGSVVTIVDPASVMVDAEVSEAMIHRVQAGQSAEIQLDSVPGHRYRGEVVQVMPIADRAKATILTRVRFLELDERVRAELSAKVTFGPKPGSVEEDRESWGVPPTAVVSRDGRQIVFVVKDAVVTERVVEAVSTSGPIQAVHGLLTQADEVVVAPPADLRTGASVTIRRRTL
- a CDS encoding ABC transporter ATP-binding protein; protein product: MYDPVVTLQRISKTYSRAGTDVSVLRDLSFTIPAGTFLAIMGPSGSGKSTLLNVMAGIDRPTSGSVVVAGTRLDDLSEGDMARWRARHIGYVFQSYNLIPVLTASENVELPLLLTHLSRQERREHVKTALRLVGLGERMDHYPRQLSGGQEQRVGLARAIVSDPTMILADEPTGNLDRESAEDILTLFGRLNRELGKTIVMVTHDPRAAERAQMIRHLEKGVLESPP
- a CDS encoding PepSY domain-containing protein encodes the protein MSQEIAAPASLAGDQAGKTQARPVWKYVWRTWWVQVHLYLGLSVGTLLVVFGVTGSILVFFQEIDEWLNPALLTVSVPSPGAAPARPLQDIVTAAQQAATAGSRIVQLYGPRNRTGVFAIYAEHPSKAWQRIYVDPYRAVVTGVRSYGADEWVPHYLMDVVFQLHFALFLGENGLIIVAVGALLLLLSLISGVMVWWPLTGQWRQAFALRWPSTPVRLNFDLHKTFSLYTGLVLGAVLLSGIWMNWNDPFVWVVRLLSPATRGPEQAPVSISLEGRQSITPAQALAIATARYPEGVLNSLVMPEDSAGIYLVGRKEVPGLSLFWSERTVSIDQYSGAILDVRDPATRRSAGETFADWQWPLHSGQAFGWPGRLMVCLSGLACPVIYGTGVLMWWRKRRARRMRPA